GCCGGGACAGGAGGGCGGGTCCGGGGGCCGATGGAGGCGCTGTACCGCGGCGGGGCGCGCTGGGCCGGGGCGCTGCAGGCCGGGCCGCCCCCCCTGGAGGGCCTGTGGCTGGGCCTGACCGCGCTGGCCGACCCCGCGCGCGTCTTCAGCGGCCTCTTCCCGCTGGCCTACGGCCTGGAGCGGCGCGTCGGGCGGGcggtgctctggctgggctgcctggccgAGTGGCTCAACGTGCTGGCCAAGTGGTGAGGGGGGGCCCCCCCGCGGGACAccccgcagcgccccccgcccccccgcgggacaccccgcagcgccccccccccccacgcgacTCCCCGCAGcgcgccctgccgccccccccgtAGCGCCCCCTGCCGCCCCGCACGTGactccccgcagcgccccctgccgcccccccgcgcgactccccgcagcgccccctgtcGCCCCCCCGCACGactccccgcagcgccccctccgCGCgactccctgcagcgccccccgcGCGTGACACCCTTGGcgccccctgaagctcctgtggCTTCCAGGAGCCTTCAGCATTTTGCTTTTCAGACCTCAGCTCTGTCTCCTCTTTCTGCCCCCAGGTTCTTGTTTGGAGAACGGCCATTCTGGTGGGTCTATGAATCCGGGCTCCACAGCAAGGAAAACGTCCTGCTTCGCCAGTTCCCTGTCTCCTGTGAAACAGGGCCAGGTTGGTTATGAAGATGCTAAAGCTGCCGCTTCTGTTAGGGatgtgaggagtaagggttacCTGGGAGCAGTCCCCGCCCGCACCTTGCTGTGTTCTAGGCCCCCACCCCACTCAGTTGGCCGCTGGatccagcagccagccctgcatggggctgCTCCATCCGGATTGGGGCAGTCCCCTACCCAGGATTCCACTGAGCCAGTTAACCGGTTCAACGGTAGGTAAACGCAGGCCTGAACCGGTTAACTGATTTAtcgagattttacatccctcgcgGGTAAGTACCAGCCCTCTTATCAGCCTAGTCCTGGAGCACCGTCCCCAGTGCTCTGCAGCGGGTAAGTACCACCCCTCTTATCAGCCTAGTCCTGGAGCACCGTCCCCAGTGCTCTGCAGCGGGTAAGTACCACCCCTCTTATCAGCCTAGTCCTGTAGCACCATCCCCAGTGCTCTGCAGCGGGTAAGTACCACCCCTCTTATCAGCCTAGTCCTGGAGCACCGTCCCCAGTGCTCTGCAGCGGGTAAGTACCAGCCCTCTTATCAGCCTAGTCCTGGAGCACCGTCCCCAGTGCTCTGCAGCGGGTAAGTACCACCCCTCTTATCAGCCTAGTCCTGTAGCACCGTCCCCAGTGCTCTGCAGCGGGTAAGTACCAGCCCTCTTATCAGCCTAGTCCTGGAGCACCGTCCCCAGTGCTCTGCAGGGGGTAAGTACCAGCCCTCTTATCAGCCTAGTCCTGGAGCACCGTCCCCAGTGCTCTGCAGCGGGTAAGTACCAGCCCTCTTATCAGCCTAGTCCTGGAGCACCGTCCCCAGTGCTCTGCAGCGGGTAAGTACCAGCCCTCTTATCAGCCTAGTCCTGGAGCACCGTCCCCAGTGCTCTGCAGCGGGTAAGTACCAGCCCTCTTATCAGCCTAGTCCTGGAGCACCGTCCCCAGTGCTCTGCAGTGGGTAAGTACCTGCCCTCTTATCAGCCTAGTCCTGGAGCACCGTCCCCAGTGCTCTGCAGGGGGTAAGTACCAGCCCTCTTATCAGCCTAGTCCTGGAGCACCGTCCCCAGTGCTCTGCAGCGGGTAAGTACCAGCCCTCTTATCAGCCTAGTCCTGGAGCACCGTCCCCAGTGCTCTGCAGCGGGTAAGTACCAGCCCTCTTATCAGCCTAGTCCTGGAGCACCGTCCCCAGTGCTCTGCAGTGGGTAAGTACCAGCCCTCTTATCAGCCTAGTCCTGGAGCACCGTCCCCAGTGCTCTGCAGCGGGTAAGTACCAGCCCTCTTATCAGCCTAGTCCTGGAGCACCGTCCCCAGTGCTCTGCAGCGGGTAAGTACCACCCCTCTTATCAGCCTAGTCCTGTAGCACCGTCCCCAGTGCTCTGCAGCGGGTAAGTACCAGCCCTCTTATCAGCCTAGTCCTGTAGCACCGTCCCCAGTGCTCTGCAGCGGGTAAGTACCACCCCTCTTATCAGCCTAGTCCTGGAGCACCGTCCCCAGTGCTCTGCAGCGGGTAAGTACCAGCCCTCTTATCAGCCTAGTCCTGGAGCACCGTCCCCAGTGCTCTGCAGCGGGTAAGTACCACCCCTCTTATCAGCCTAGTCCTGGAGCACCGTCCCCAGTGCTCTGCAGCGGGTAAGTACCACCCCTCTTATCAGCCTAGTCCTGGAGCACCATCCCCAGTGCTCTGCAGCGGGTAAGTACCAGCCCTCTTATCAGCCTAGTCCTGGAGCACCGTCCCCAGTGCTCTGCAGCGGGTAAGTACCAGCCCTCTTATCAGCCTAGTCCTGGAGCACCGTCCCCAGTGCTCTGCAGCGGGTAAGTACCAGCCCTCTTATCAGCCTAGTTCTGTAGCACCGTCCCCAGTGCTCTGCAGCGGGTAAGTACCACCCCTCTTATCAGCCTAGTCCTGGAGCACCGTCCCCAGTGCTCTGCAGTGGGTAAGTACCACCCCTCTTATCAGCCTAGTCCTGTAGCACCGTCCCCAGTGCTCTGCAGCGGGTAAGTACCAGCCCTCTTATCAGCCTAGTCCTGGAGCACCGTCCCCAGTGCTCTGCAGCGGGTAAGTACCAGCCCTCTTATCAGCCTAGTCCTGGAGCACCGTCCCCAGTGCTCTGCAGTGGGTAAGTACCACCCCTCTTATCAGCCTAGTCCTGGAGCACCGTCCCCAGTGCTCTGCAGCGGGTAAGTACCAGCCCTCTTATCAGCCTAGTCCTGGAGCACCGTCCCCAGTGCTCTGCAGCGGGTAAGTACCAGCCCTCTTATCAGCCTAGTCCTGGAGCACCGTCCCCAGTGCTCTGCAGCGGGTAAGTACCACCCCTCTTATCAGCCTAGTCCTGGAGCACCGTCCCCAGTGCTCTGCAGCGGGTAAGTACCACCCCTCTTATCAGCCTAGTCCTGTAGCACCGTCCCCAGTGCTCTGCAGCGCTCTGCCCACACGCGCCTCGCGTCCCCGAGTACTGACGGGCAGCCCCGATAGCGCGCAGCGTCGCTACAGCAGAGGTCAGGGTGGGAAGTGAAGCGCACGGTACtgaatgggaactgcaggagttGAGGGTGGGGAAAGCAGTGCTCCCCATAGGCAGCAGGCTGAGGGAGATGGCGGGGCCCCGGGCATCTCTGGAATGTGACTGTCGAGAGGCCCTGTCTGTGCTGCAGGACGGGCACTGCTCAGCACTTTGTGGTTCGACCCTCATACCGGGGTAGGGGGTGGCCAGCACGGAAGCCCAACCTTAAGTGACCAGTCAGCTGGGGTCACAGCGTGGGAGACAGCTCAGCTGTCAGGCCCTTAATCCGCCTGTGATTCTCCACAGAACACATTAGTGGCAAGCAGTAACTGTCACTGCCCTTCTAGGCCAGGAAATCCCCGGGCAGGTCggtggcgggaggaggggaatcCTGCTTGACCTTTCCCGCCTGGCTTCCCTCTTGCCCTGAAAATCCATCCTCCAGATCCTTTTCCTGCCATCACCAGCCTCCCTTCTGcccaggcagccccagggcaggtgtCTTTAGGGAAGATTCTGTTTCCTCTCCCTCCGTCTGGGCGTGGATGCTGGTTGATGGCAGCCCATGACCTGTGCAGTGGGCCTTGACTGCCAGCCACCAGAAGCCATTCTTGAGCTCCCCCCGCCATGACATCCTGGGGAGCGGGTGCAGGGTCATGTGCAAGCCACAGAACGAGGCAACTTGCATGCAGCATCTTGTAGTCCTGAAATCTCCTTGGTGCTGCCCCTCCTGGCTCAGGCCCCCTTCCATGCCATGGTAACGCTGGCCTCTCCCTTGGAGCTCTTCCCTGACGGCAGAGTGAGGAGCGactccagtttacaccagctgcgGATCTGGCCCGGAGTCCCTGGCAGTGGCGCAGGCTGATGAATCTTACCGGGGGGCAGAGATGGCTGGATTACTTCTGGTGACAGTTGTGTCAAATGGGTCTGTGACCTCCATTTCCTGCAGTGATTAACACTCAGTTCTAGATCTCAAAGCACCTCACAAAGGAGGTCAGCGTCGTCATCTCTTGTTTcatagatgaggaaactgaggaacagattTCCTCCCCACCATGGACTCTCTTCAGGCCAGCAGCAGAACTTGGCATAGAATCTAGTCTCCTGATTCTCAGTCCAGTGCGCTACCCACTAGGCAATGCTACCTTCCTACCCTAATTGTCCTCACAGAGACAGGCAGGAAAATATTTAATCCCTTGTGTTCCTGTTATGCAGGTAGCCCCTCCGGCCATTGCATGATCACAGGGGCAGCCTTGTGGCCAATAGTCTCTGCTCTCATGGCTCTGGCATCCCGACACTCCAGTAGGTAGGTACCACAAGGGCCGTGGGACGGGCAGCTCCCTGACACCCCattgatggcggggggggggcagctgcatGCAGATGTAGCCTGCTGCATGTCCTATTGCAGTGGGCGTAACCATGACTCCAGTGTTCAGAATTCGTGTGACACTAGAGCCCTGAGAGCCCAGCTCATGACCAATTCTCTAGGGCCCGAGTCTTCATCGCCCCGACGCTGTGTTGTCATTTGTAGCCACACTGAGCTGGTGGTTTTCATGCGTGACTGGAAAGCCCATAGCAAAAACGGGCAGGGTCCTATCTAAACGGGACACGTCCAGGAAATGTGCTTGTTCCCCAGCCACGCCCCTTGTCCTGCTGTGAATGATTATTGCAAAAAAGGAAACATTCCTCTGACAAACTGAGGGGAATCCCTGTGAGCCCGAGAAATCGCTGCGAAACATTCCCCCAGGTTGGCTGCAGTTGGTTGGACTGTCGGTTTTTGCCTTGTGCATAAGCCTCTCTCTGGCCAGCGCCCGTTGCCCCGCTGGGACGCTCCCGCCCGTGCAGAGCGTCTCCAGAACAGCTGGCAACGTGCTCCCAGTGCCGGGCAAAGGGAGCAGGGCTAGGACCGCACTGTGCAGCGTGCCGCTACCCCGGGCGCATGCACCTCCATGTTGCAGGGGGGTGGAATGTCTAGTGTGGGAATGCTGAGGTAAGAGAGCTGCCGTCCTGCAGTGCCAGGCGGGAGGGCTCGTGTTCTTTCCCCATGCAGCTGTGTAacgccccttccttccccccctccaaacAGCCGGCTGGTGAAGTTCGCCCCTTTCATGGTCTACGTTCTCCTCCTGCTGGCTGTGGGGCTCTCACGTATCTTCATCCTGGCGCACTTCCCCCACCAGGTGCTGGGTGGCATCGTAGCGGGTTAGTAGGGCCGTGAGAGACTGGAGGGAGGAGGGCCTGgacgcttgcagacacagggaggaggctggggggcgcagggcctggacgcttgcagacacagggaggaggctggggggcgcagggcctggacgcttgcagacacagggaggaggctggagggtgcaggcctgggcgcttgcagacacagggagggaggaagctggggggcgcagggcctgggcgcttgcagacacagggagggaggaggctggggggcgcaggacctgggcgcttgcagacacagggagggaggaggctgggggcgcagggcctgggcacttgcagacacagggagggaggaggctgggggcgcagggcctgggcgcttgcagacacagggagggaggaggctggggggcgcagggcctgggcgcttgcagacacagggagggaggaggctgggggcgcagggcctgggcgcttgcagacacagggagggaggaggctggggggcgcagggcctgggcgcttgcagacacagggagggaggaggctggggggcgcagggcctgggcgcttgcagacacagggaggaggctggggggcgcagggcctgggcgcttgcagacacagggaggaggctgggggacgcagggcctgggcgcttgcagacacagggagggaggaggctggggggtgcagggcctgggcgcttgcagacacagggagggaggaggctggggggcgcagggcctgggcgcttgcagacacagggaggaggctgggggcgcagggtctgggcgcttgcagacacagggagggaggaggctgggggcgcagggcctgggcgcttgcagacacagggagggaggaggctgggggcgcagggcctgggcgcttgcagacacagggaggaggtAGCTGTCACCCGGAAGAGAGGGGGTGGTGGCTGCGATCAGACACTGTCCCCCTCTGGGCTGGGTCTGTGCTAGCTGAGCCTAAGCCTCTGTGTGGCTTCTGGGCCCGGTTTCCACGTGACTCGGCcgtggtggggctgggctggccacgtgacctggcagcctggctgggagcctgTTCGAAGCCTCTCTGGGGAGGCAGCCAAGGGGGTGACCTGGCCTGCACCTCATCTGCTGGGGCACGTCCCTCAGGCTCTGGCAGGCCACTGCAGTCAGCCGCTCGAGGCCTCAGCCCCTCTCCgagcccagcacagccccccggGCAAGGCGGACGGCAGGCGCTGCTCACACTCACTGTTACCCAGCGCCCCAGCCACGCTGGGCAGTGGGAACTGAACCACCACCAGGACCTGCTGAGGCCGGGGtgtctgagccccccccagcaccctgctccctcatccagctccagcctccGCCTCGCCCTCCCGCTCCTCAGGGCGCTGCCTGCAGGGTCACTCGGCCTGCCCCTTGCTCGTGTCTCCGCTCTGCAggcgctgccctgggctgggTGTTGGCGGCCCGCGTCCCCGAGGAAAGGGAGCTAAGTTTCTACATCGCCACctcgctggccctgctgctgagcGCGGCGGGGCTGTACGGGGGCATGCGCGCTCTGGGCACGGACATGGACTGGTGAGTGTCCCTCGGGGACAGGGCCCCTCTGCGCAGCTTCCCCCGGGAGAGACCCAGATCCAGCGTGGCCTGACCGGCCCCGGGACCCCGACACACCCCAGCGGTTCTCCCCGGTCCCCTGGCAGTGCCTTCTGtggcctctctcccctgccctctgcaggGTGCGGCACCAGACTCCATGTCCCTTGGGctgagggaggcaccaggaggccaAGTGACCCGAGAGAACCAGGGGGACACCCCCACTCTTACGAGGTGGGCCAGGGGCACTGCCCGAGCCACGCTGCAGCACGCACGGTGcacccgagccagcatccccttggTCTGACCCTCAGTAGAGActgtctgtcccccagcaccGTGGCTCTGCAGAGTCGCTCCGCTGGCTGCTTTGCTGGCCTGCTTGTCCTCAGCCCCCGGCACTGGCTGCAGGTCCACTCGGCCACTCCACTGGCCTGCTAacctccagccccccggcactggctgcAGGTCCACTCGGCCgctccactggcctccagccccccggcactggctgtgcagggctacgcggcctctccactggcctgctagcctccagccccccgcactggctgtgcagggccactcggcctctccactggcctccagccccccggcactggctgtgcagggccacgCGGCCgctccactggcctccagccccccggcagtggctgtgcagggccactcAGCCTCTCCACTGGCCTGCTAGCCTCCAGCCCCCcgcactggctgtgcagggccacgCGGCCgctccactggcctccagccccccggcagTGCCTCTGCAGGGCCACTCGGCCTCTCCACTGGCCTGCtagcctccagccccccggcactggctgtgcagggccactcgGCCACTCCACTGGCCTGCtagcctccagccccccggcactggctgtgcagggccactcgGCCACTCCACTGGCCTGCtagcctccagccccccggcactggctgtgcagggccactcggcctctccactggcctccagccccccggcactggctgtgcagggccactcggccgctccactggcctccagccccccggcactggctgtgcagggccactcggccgctccactggcctccagctccccggcactggctgtgcagggccactcggcccctccactggcctccagctccccggcactggctgtgcagggccacgCGGCCcctccactggcctccagccccccggcactggctgtgcagggccactcggcctctccactggcctccagccccccggcacaggctgtgcagggccactcggcctctccactggcctccagccccccggcactggctgtgcagggccactcggcctctccactggcctccagccccccggcactggctgtgcagggccactcggccgttccactggcctccagccccccggcactggctgtgcagggccactcggcctctccactggcctccagccccccggcactggctgtgcagggccactcggcctctccactggcctccagccccccggcactggctgtgcagggccactcggccgctccactggcctccagccccccggcactggctgtgcagggccactcggcctctccactggcctccagccccccggcactggctgtgcagggccactcggcctctccactggcctgctagcctccagccccccggcactggctgtgcagggccactcggccgctccactggcctccagccccccggcactggctgtgcagggccactcggcctctccactggcctccagctccccggcactggctgtgcagggcaactcggcctctccactggcctccagccccccggcactggctgtgcagggccactcggccgctccactggcctccagccccccggcactggctgtgcagggccactcggccgctccactggcctccagccccccggcactggctgtgcagggccactcggcctctccactggcctccagccccccggcactggctgtgcagggccactcggccgctccactggcctccaggtccccggcactggctgtgcagggccactcggcctctccactggcctccagttccccggcactggctgtgcagggccactcggctgctccactggcctccagccccccggcactggctgtgcagggccactcggcctctccactggcctccagccccccggcactggctgtgcagggccactcggccgctccactggcctccagccccccggcactggctgtgcagggccactcggccgctccactggcctccagccccccggcactggctctgcagggccactcggcctctccactggcctccagccccccggcactggctcTGCAGGGCCACTCGGTCTCTCCACTGCCCTGctagcctccagccccccagcactggctgcaggTCCACTCGGCCACTCCACTGGCCTGCtagcctccagcccccccgcactggctgtgcagggccactcggcctctccactggcctccagccccccggcactggctgtgcagggccactcggccactccactggcctccagccccccggcactggctgtgcagggccactcgGCCGCTACACTGGCCTGCTAGCCTCCAGCCCCCTGGCACTGGCTGCAGGTCCACTCGGCCACTCCACTGGCCTGCTAGCCTCCAGCCCCCcgcactggctgtgcagggccactcggcctctccactggcctccagccccccggcactggctgtgcagggccattcggcctctccactggcctccagccccctggcACTGGTTGTGCAGGGCCACTCGGcctctccactggcctccagccccccggcactggttgtgcagggccactcggcctctccactggcctccagccccccggcactggctgtgcagggccactcggccgctccactggcctccagccccccggcactggctctgcagggccactcggccgctccactggcctccagccccccggcactggctctgcagggccactcggccgctccactggcctccagccccccggtaCTGGCCGTGCAGGGCCACTCGGCCGCTC
This is a stretch of genomic DNA from Pelodiscus sinensis isolate JC-2024 unplaced genomic scaffold, ASM4963464v1 ctg70, whole genome shotgun sequence. It encodes these proteins:
- the G6PC3 gene encoding glucose-6-phosphatase 3 isoform X3 translates to MEALYRGGARWAGALQAGPPPLEGLWLGLTALADPARVFSGLFPLAYGLERRVGRAVLWLGCLAEWLNVLAKWFLFGERPFWWVYESGLHSKENVLLRQFPVSCETGPGSPSGHCMITGAALWPIVSALMALASRHSSSRLVKFAPFMVYVLLLLAVGLSRIFILAHFPHQVLGGIVAGAALGWVLAARVPEERELSFYIATSLALLLSAAGLYGGMRALGTDMDWSIHLATKWCLNPAWIRVETRPFASLCRDTALALGLGLATHSSLYTQLRHEPAGWKQRAAGASLGLATLQALSAVAQPENMVLWYSLSFLKYASFPWVVMVLVPWLVRSLPHTLARPHAQ